TCACTTCACTCCCCACAGCCACATCCACCGGTAGCAATGTCCAGCAGAACCAGACCTCAGTGTCAAATTCAAATCTTTCGTCCAAGGAGGATGCTCTGAGCGCAGCTCGTCTTGAACAAGAGGACCTCACGGggtctctcctctccctggCCAGTCAGTTGAAAGCGTCTTCGCAGTCCTTCCAAGCAACcctggagaatgagaagtCTGTGCTGGACCGCGCGGTGTCGGGGATCGACAAGACCAGTAGTACGATGGAAGCGGCGGGGCAGAAGATGGGGATGCTCAGACGGATGACGGAGGGGAAGGGCTGGTGGGGACGGATGATGCTATATGCATGGATCTTTGGCCTGTGGGTGGTTGCGATCTTGATTGTCTATGTTGGGCCCAAGTTGAGGTTTTGAGGAATTCGGTGTCTCCCTCGGGGAGCGTCGCACTGCTGGTCATGTGTTCCGATGCTCCTCAAAGAATGCAAATAATAGATATCATGTCGGCTTACATTTCTAATGAAGAACTCAGACTCACTAGCAGAATGCGCTGATGTGAGGATCGACAAGAGTCCATTCAACAAGACATTTCTTCGCCCCATAAGCGTTCCAAACTTCTTTATCGCAGCCGCATAACAGACTCCTATGTTCAGGTACCAAAAAAATTTATTAAGTCGGAAACCCGAGGAATTGATTCTTGTCTGACTATAACCCAACGACCGACCGGGCATGACACGTGAGAAGAGACATGAAAAATTCCGCATAGAGCCCATCTCGTGCCCCTGCGCATCTGCCTACCCGAATTGACTTTCTGGAGTAATCGGCGGACGCACGAGCAGGAGAACAGAACAAGGCCGTGGACGGTATGGTTACATACAAAatttgagagaaaaaaaaatgggggtgggggggggggggagcaggGGAATGTCAGACAATGAGAACAACGGGAAAGGTGACAAGTGAAACAGGCAAGAGAAATAGATGAGAGGATATCCAGCATTTCAATCAGACACACGAGGGCAAAGGCATAGAAAACTAAAAAGAGATAAGACGGCGGAGAGCGGTAAGGAAAAGTGAGaaggataaaaaaaagaaagattgtTCCTCCCCCAAGTGCAGTTCCTGTAGCGCGTCATCGAGAGCAGGGAAAGCAGAACCGGctagaaaagagaagaagaatcgtGTCGATATGAGTGGGTGGAAGAGATTAAGACGAGGGTGCGCGCACGCGGATAAGATGGTGACAGATGAAATCGAGAAAATATGTTGAACGCCGGGGGGTTTCTGTAATGGAGGACGAAGCTTTTGGTCACATCTCGGCAGACAGGCCGATAAATGTTGACACATGCGATCTAGATTCAACACACCGCAACATCCATACAGGAGTTTCATTAGATCAGACCACAGAGACGGAGGTTCTCCTGGATGATGATATCTGGAAAAGACACCCACGTTAGCACAACCACATCCGAATGGCAAGAGAGCGAGATTAGGAAGAGCTGTTACGTACCGTTGACAGCTGCCATGACGAATCGAATTTGGGTGGTGTCAGTGGCACAGGTGAAGTGGGTGTAGATCTGCTTCTGCTCGGCCTGGTTGAGGGACACGAAACGGTTGAGGATGTAGTCGCAGGCAGCGGCGTAGTCGGCGCCCCCCTCGTAGTCAGGGAAGTAGTTCTTCATGGGGCTCACGGgcagcttctccttgaatCGGTCGATCTTGTTGAGGAAAAGAATGATTGAGGTCTTGACGAACCAACGAGAGTTGCAGATGGAATCGAACAAGGTGAGAGCTTCTTGCATACGGTTGACGGTCTCATCCTCGAAGAGCAACTGATCGTATTCGGAGATGGCGACCAGGAAAAGAATGGTTGTGACGTTCTCAAAGCAGTGAATCCACTTCTTACGCTCGGATCGCTGACCACCCACATCGAACATACGGTAGGTCAAATCGCCGATGATGAACGTAGTCTCGGTGATACCAGTAGTCTTGACACGAGAGCGGAGCACATCCTGATCGGTGGGGAGGTAGTCGGGTTGCGCAATGCGGTCAATGGCGTCGAAGTAGCTGTGATCTCAAGTTAGCATCTGGATTCGCGAGGGGGACGGTCTTCATTGTACCCTCCCCACGAGGCCCCAAAGAAAGACCGTCATGAGAGCAGGTAGCTGGGGAAAGGGCCACACAAAATGACTTACTACTTGGCAGAATCGTTCAGCTGGTACTCGCGGGAGCGCTTGAAGCAGTCCTGAACACCAGTGTCGCGCCACAAGGCAGCAATGGCTGTTCCGACCTCGGGGGGAATGCTGTCGCCTTCGATCTGGGCAGGCTGCATGAAGATAGTCTGGACGTGGTACTCGTTGCGCGCATCCTCCAAGGGCAACTCCAGGGACTCCATAGCTTCGAGAATGACTCGCATAGACTGGACGGTGTTGCTGTAAATGATTTCCTTGAATGACTCGCGTTCATCACGGGAGTAGCCACCCTCGTGGATCAACTTCATCTGCTTCAAGATGGTCGATTTTCCAGATTCACCAGCACCTGAATTGTGCAAAGACACTGGTTAGCCAAGGTTTTCATTACTCGACCAACGATCGCGCAGGTATTGGTTCCTTTTCCGAGTCACGTCTTCgtccaggggggggggggggggggggggaggagagaaagtggTAGGGGAGAGTTGATCCATACCAAGAAGCAGCATCTTAATCTCATTTCGTTGCAACATCTTGTCGCGCTTGAGCTGGTTCTCAATTTCCTCATTCCGCGCCTTCCCCTCCTTATCCTCGGTACTCATGCCACAACCCATGATAGCGGTTGTCCGGGGTTGACGTTAAACGAAAGTAGAAGTGATAGTAGAGCGCAAAGTCCAGTGGACTCTTGATGTCGGAGCACGTGAACAAGGGGGACTGTACAGGCAGCGTGGCAGATGGTCAGCACAAATTGAGGTCTAGCGGCGGTTGTCTGTAGTCTGACTCTCggctttccttttctcgcTCCTTGTCCCGGGTTGGGTTTGATGAGGGACTCGACGAAGATGGTACACGTCTTTGAAGAGCCAACGTTTCAGGATTGCAATCCGGGTGGACGCAAGGGTTGAAACGGTGTGTTTGTGTGGATGATAAGAGGGTCGGTGTTCTCCCCACAGGATTCGCAGCAGAGAGCAGGAGCGAGAAAAAGCTGACGAAAAAAGGAGACCGGGTGCGCGAGCAAACGAAAAGAGGGAGGCACAAGAGGTGGCCGCTTGCGCTGGGAGCGAATACGTACCGAAAAGGGTGCCCTCGTTGGTGATGGCAAAGGGTGCAAATGACGGATAAAAAGACACGCGAGAAAGGAATGGATTCAAGGGCCTGAGAGGGGTATagtgggaagaagaatagaagaaAGGCCGAATTCTCCAGCTGTGAAAGGAAGGGGAAGATGGGAGCAGAACTGCAGGTAAGGGGGATTTTTGGGAAGGAGCCACGGCGGAGGGAGAATTAGGAAATTCGGAAATTTCGAGTCTTGAAAAGGGGGATACACGGGTAATACACGTACCACCGGGAGTCAGGGACCAGGTCAAGCACCACAGCCGTATCGGTTGGAACATGAGTGCTAGGCGACTTGCTTCATTTCTGATGTATTAGTAGTTTTCTTATTCATTGCTTATGTTCATTATAACGCCTTCTAGCAGACTAATGACCTGTTTACAAATATCGTAGTATGTACTTTAGTGACACAATTGGCAATGGACAAAGCAGAGTGTTGAGGAGGACAGAAGTGCTAAGACCAACCACTCGATCAACAGCACTGGAGCAAGTGACAGTATAATCAGCGGGAGGGGACCCTGTGGTTTGAAGTTCGGCGCCGAAGAGCTTGGTCACTGGCATGGCTCAGGGGAGGGCGCTGGATGATTTAGGGGCACAAGTGGAAGATCACGATACCGTCCgggtgaggatggagacTTCGGCGACTCTGCAATGATCACTGCCGCCCGCCCAGCCGCCTGAAATTGGCATCAAATGGCCCGAGATGGAGGCGTTCCGAGGTGGACGTGGAATCCTACCGTACGTGGATGTGACGAGTGAGATGGTACGGTTCTTGGGGGCAATACAATACAGGACTATACTAGACCAGTTTGTGTCGCCGCCGTCCGTGGATCGTGGGCCAATTTGGCATCACTGGGGGCCATCTGAGTGATTTAATTGGCTCAATGAGTGGATATCATCTCTTTTTCCGTGTCCAGGTTTGAACCAATGACGAGTCTGCAAGaggccccccccctttgTTCGATTGTGTTGCGATGGCTGTCCACTTGGCCCccatcgggggggggggggggactctGGTCTCTGCATGGAGGTCTGCAGTCTGCAACGCTTGTATCCTGAAACTATCATGCACACAGACCGGGGATTGCTGCGGCGGAGC
This genomic window from Penicillium oxalicum strain HP7-1 chromosome III, whole genome shotgun sequence contains:
- a CDS encoding Guanine nucleotide-binding protein subunit alpha, translated to MGCGMSTEDKEGKARNEEIENQLKRDKMLQRNEIKMLLLGAGESGKSTILKQMKLIHEGGYSRDERESFKEIIYSNTVQSMRVILEAMESLELPLEDARNEYHVQTIFMQPAQIEGDSIPPEVGTAIAALWRDTGVQDCFKRSREYQLNDSAKYYFDAIDRIAQPDYLPTDQDVLRSRVKTTGITETTFIIGDLTYRMFDVGGQRSERKKWIHCFENVTTILFLVAISEYDQLLFEDETVNRMQEALTLFDSICNSRWFVKTSIILFLNKIDRFKEKLPVSPMKNYFPDYEGGADYAAACDYILNRFVSLNQAEQKQIYTHFTCATDTTQIRFVMAAVNDIIIQENLRLCGLI